A region from the Flexibacter flexilis DSM 6793 genome encodes:
- a CDS encoding RluA family pseudouridine synthase, whose product MKNKINIAELTLFENDDYLVLNKPPHISTLDERTEGAPLGLLRVVRQVLPDAQVAHRLDKGTSGAIAFAKNPDAYRNLAMQFEHRQVTKVYHAVVGGLQDFVGINVYLPILPQKNGTVKIDKLTGKEAETIFNTIEVFKAHTLVECLPITGRMHQIRIHLACLNSPIVMDETYGGKPIFLSQIKSKFNLKNDTEELPLISRVALHARALSFMLRPNDEESRVTIEAPYPKDMAALLNQLRKNN is encoded by the coding sequence TTGAAGAATAAAATAAATATTGCCGAACTCACCCTTTTTGAAAACGATGATTATTTGGTTTTGAACAAACCGCCGCATATTTCTACGCTCGACGAACGCACAGAAGGCGCACCGTTAGGTTTGTTGCGTGTGGTTCGTCAGGTTTTGCCCGATGCGCAAGTAGCGCACCGCTTGGACAAAGGAACTTCTGGCGCGATTGCTTTTGCCAAAAATCCTGATGCTTATCGCAATTTGGCCATGCAGTTTGAGCACCGCCAAGTAACCAAAGTGTATCATGCCGTAGTGGGTGGTTTGCAAGATTTTGTGGGAATAAATGTGTATTTGCCGATTTTGCCCCAAAAAAATGGCACGGTGAAAATCGACAAGCTCACGGGCAAAGAAGCGGAAACTATTTTTAATACGATTGAGGTTTTTAAAGCACATACGTTGGTGGAATGTTTGCCGATTACGGGGCGCATGCACCAAATTCGTATTCACTTGGCTTGCCTCAACTCGCCGATTGTGATGGACGAAACCTATGGCGGCAAACCGATTTTTCTTTCTCAAATCAAATCCAAATTCAACCTCAAAAACGACACGGAAGAGTTGCCGCTTATCAGCCGCGTAGCCTTGCACGCGCGTGCGTTGAGCTTTATGCTGCGCCCCAACGACGAGGAAAGCCGTGTAACAATAGAAGCTCCGTATCCGAAAGACATGGCCGCCTTGCTCAACCAATTGCGAAAAAATAACTAA